In Theobroma cacao cultivar B97-61/B2 chromosome 7, Criollo_cocoa_genome_V2, whole genome shotgun sequence, the genomic window CAGTAGCAActcttttggtttttggtACTAAACTGAGCAAAGATGATGGTGGAGCTAAAGTTGATGAAACTCGCAACAGAAGATTGATAGGAAGCTTATTATACTTATCCTCCACAAGGCCAGATATCATGTATGCTACTAGCTTACTTTCAAGGTTCATGCACAAGCCATCTGAGAGCCATTTGTGTGTTGCTAAAAGAGTTCTCAGGTATGTCAAAGGAACTCTAAGTTTTGGCTTGAAATTCTGTAAGAATGAAAATCAGAAGCTTCAAGGCTTTAGTGACAGTGATTGGGGTGGAAGCTTGGAGGAATCAAAAAGCACTTCTAGGTACTGTTTCTCATTTGGCATTGCAGTGTTTGCTTGGAATTCTAAGAAACAAAGTATAGTGGCATAGTCCTTTGCAAAAGCAAAGTACACTACAAAAAATTTGGctatttccaacgaaattctCCATTGAAAATAGGCCTTTTTCCGTTGAAAATGTttatttccaacggaaaattctgttggaaattctGTCGGTACAAGGCCTGTGGGTAATActtttcgttggaaatccatgagaaatccgttgaaaatttgaaaatttaccttttttttttaaaatccgTTGGACATTTCCAATGGAAAAAACAGTAGGAACAATTCCTGTTGGAAATagaatttccaacgaaattttagTTGGAAATCccatttccaacggaaaaatCAATAGGAAtttttttcgttggaaaaattatttccaacaGAAAAACATTTAgcatttccaacggaattttttgttggaaatattttgacctattatttttataataaattttcagaaaaaatTACCAGTTTTCATTCCGATA contains:
- the LOC108662758 gene encoding uncharacterized mitochondrial protein AtMg00810-like gives rise to the protein MESCKAVATLLVFGTKLSKDDGGAKVDETRNRRLIGSLLYLSSTRPDIMYATSLLSRFMHKPSESHLCVAKRVLRYVKGTLSFGLKFCKNENQKLQGFSDSDWGGSLEESKSTSRYCFSFGIAVFAWNSKKQSIVA